Proteins encoded by one window of Dioscorea cayenensis subsp. rotundata cultivar TDr96_F1 chromosome 6, TDr96_F1_v2_PseudoChromosome.rev07_lg8_w22 25.fasta, whole genome shotgun sequence:
- the LOC120263163 gene encoding cytochrome P450 94A1-like — translation MDQLHQALFQAPYNKFNRKFLCNFIVNTVQQEILHRLIPLFTKKCNSGEVFDLQDVFKHFSFDTICKVAFDEDPCCLANDTSRPQLVQAFGDASHTVVKRFNGLSSFTWRIKKLLNLGSEKRHKESIKIINNYAMNIIKSHRESKEEDDDLLSRFSSFEQR, via the exons ATGGA TCAGCTCCACCAAGCATTATTTCAAGCACCTTACAACAAATTCAATAGAAAATTTCTCTGTAACTTCATCGTCAACACCGTTCAGCAAGAAATTCTTCATAGATTAATTCCATTGTTCACCAAGAAATGCAACTCAGGTGAAGTCTTTGATCTACAAGATGTGTTCAAACACTTCTCCTTTGACACTATCTGCAAAGTGGCTTTCGATGAAGACCCTTGTTGTTTAGCTAATGACACTTCAAGACCACAACTGGTTCAAGCCTTTGGTGATGCTTCTCACACTGTTGTCAAAAGGTTCAATGGTCTATCCTCTTTTACTTGGCGTATCAAGAAGTTGTTGAATCTTGGCTCTGAGAAAAGGCACAAAGAATCTATCAAGATCATCAACAACTACGCCATGAACATAATAAAGTCTCAtagagaaagcaaagaagaagatgatgatcttTTGTCCCGCTTCTCTAGCTTTGAACAAAGATAA